A stretch of the uncultured Desulfobacter sp. genome encodes the following:
- a CDS encoding SDR family NAD(P)-dependent oxidoreductase, with the protein MLGRQEIELTTFPAHQVRFYNGAKIQVPAGKTIYLTKDSAGIAAAFAKEFKKLELDAQIIDVAPKNIPDLPDAAGIVLIPDVFDHPGDDSVASRFLLTAFSMASKNGPYLTASAKAGGSFITCVSFLGGGFGFKNFESQISPVYGGMAGLAKTAALEWKQVLCRALDLPFDPKAVKKNAEAAVAMMMTRGSVEMGLDGKHCYIPELVSKPVRKPLEINLDKSDVVVISGGAKGVTAACAIALARQCGSKIALWGRSKPPFDEPAWLKGMDTPAQMKKAIFDNAFDNEKPTPARVEEQYRHFASNRDVKANLKQIQQWENEVAYYCVDIRNKDLVNATMEKVTQQLGPVSALVHGAGVLEDKLICEKSPDQFEKVFQTKIDGLFALLSSLDQDKLKYLVMFSSVAARFGNTGQCDYAMANEVLNKIAQSKQSTLPHCRAIAINWGPWDGGMVTDALKREFQKRRIELIPIQAGAQQMVMEMGNIDNSCVEVVVGGTIPSDLPEPSTAMNKVLTQTFSSQDSCIIDEHKIDNAPVVPLALMVDLLACGAEKNNPGLQFAGMEKVQLLKGIVPGDGNTDVQVEIGKCVTMDHQYFTPGRITSSGKNGLTIQHARAQVLLADTLPQPPVLPESLSMDLDPWNISMDQAYETILFHQGELQCISDICGVSSKGIEVMTTTAPDISTWYKNPHARQWAMDPMVLDAAFQTAILWTYHNCGQACLPASFANLRIFKAFPRQSGQQVRILFTVNHQDQHKIKGYFTFLDENNTVIASIMGFEAVMNPGLLDKFKSTPLFDREKILAFAQGNPSEAFGEPYKIFDKEREIARLPRPPYFFMDSVTKADHPAWQTIPGGWIETTYKIDKDTWYFTANHSDTMPFCILLEVALQPCGWLAAYGGAALLSEERLHFRNLGGKAKLIKNLTRTSGLVKIRVRMTEVSKAGGMIIQNFDMDVINKGKSVYTGTTNFGFFTADALSKQVGIREPQAFSAIDEKSLQSEILLEDHAPLTPEDQNIGPVTGMPGKALRMIDKITVLDLNAGLHGQGLIQGEKLVDPDEWFFHAHFYQDPVCPGSLGVESFLQLIRFFMIQKFDLNPEQFAPAVAEAHEHEWTYRGQIIRSNSNIVVQAHISACAMDETGCRATADGTLSVDGICIYEMKDFSFSLQALPIGTNIKKEKKLSNQS; encoded by the coding sequence GTGCTTGGCAGGCAGGAAATTGAGCTTACAACCTTTCCTGCCCACCAGGTCCGTTTCTATAATGGGGCAAAAATTCAAGTCCCTGCCGGTAAAACCATTTACCTGACAAAAGATAGTGCAGGCATTGCTGCGGCATTTGCCAAAGAGTTTAAAAAACTTGAACTTGATGCGCAGATTATTGATGTTGCCCCCAAAAACATTCCGGACCTGCCTGACGCCGCAGGTATTGTTCTCATCCCTGACGTGTTTGATCATCCTGGAGACGACAGTGTGGCAAGTCGTTTTCTGTTAACGGCGTTCAGTATGGCGTCTAAAAACGGTCCCTATCTCACAGCAAGTGCCAAGGCAGGCGGCAGCTTCATAACCTGCGTCAGCTTTCTGGGCGGCGGATTCGGGTTTAAAAATTTTGAATCCCAAATCAGCCCGGTTTACGGCGGCATGGCAGGCCTTGCCAAAACAGCCGCCCTGGAGTGGAAGCAGGTTCTGTGCCGGGCACTTGACCTGCCGTTTGATCCCAAAGCCGTAAAAAAGAATGCCGAAGCGGCTGTGGCCATGATGATGACCCGGGGTTCCGTGGAAATGGGGCTTGACGGTAAGCACTGCTACATTCCTGAGCTTGTATCCAAACCTGTTCGTAAACCTTTGGAAATAAACCTTGATAAATCCGATGTTGTGGTCATTTCCGGGGGGGCCAAAGGCGTTACCGCAGCATGTGCCATTGCCCTTGCAAGGCAATGCGGGTCTAAAATAGCGCTATGGGGCAGATCCAAACCACCCTTTGACGAGCCGGCATGGCTTAAAGGCATGGATACCCCTGCCCAAATGAAAAAAGCCATTTTTGACAATGCATTTGACAATGAAAAGCCAACACCCGCCCGGGTGGAAGAGCAATATCGCCATTTTGCCTCAAACCGCGACGTTAAAGCCAATCTGAAACAGATACAACAATGGGAGAATGAAGTTGCTTACTACTGCGTGGACATTAGAAATAAAGATCTTGTCAACGCCACCATGGAAAAGGTTACCCAACAATTAGGTCCTGTGAGCGCCCTGGTTCATGGGGCCGGTGTCCTTGAAGACAAATTAATCTGTGAAAAGAGTCCCGACCAATTTGAAAAGGTCTTTCAAACCAAAATCGACGGTCTTTTTGCCCTTCTTTCTTCATTGGATCAAGACAAACTTAAATATCTGGTCATGTTCTCATCGGTTGCGGCACGATTCGGCAATACCGGCCAATGCGACTACGCCATGGCCAATGAAGTGCTCAATAAAATCGCGCAATCCAAACAATCCACCCTGCCCCATTGCAGGGCAATCGCAATCAATTGGGGACCCTGGGACGGCGGCATGGTCACGGACGCATTGAAAAGGGAGTTTCAGAAACGTCGGATTGAATTGATCCCCATCCAGGCAGGTGCACAGCAGATGGTAATGGAAATGGGCAATATCGATAATTCCTGCGTTGAGGTCGTTGTGGGAGGCACCATACCGTCAGATTTACCGGAACCTTCTACTGCGATGAATAAAGTATTAACTCAGACCTTCAGCAGCCAGGACAGTTGTATTATTGACGAACACAAAATCGACAATGCGCCGGTTGTTCCTCTGGCCTTGATGGTGGACCTGCTGGCCTGTGGTGCCGAAAAAAACAATCCGGGCCTTCAATTTGCCGGTATGGAAAAGGTACAGCTGCTCAAAGGAATTGTGCCCGGCGACGGCAATACAGATGTTCAGGTGGAGATTGGGAAGTGCGTCACCATGGATCACCAATACTTTACACCCGGACGGATTACCTCTTCGGGGAAAAACGGATTAACCATCCAGCACGCCAGAGCCCAGGTACTGCTGGCAGATACCCTGCCCCAACCACCGGTTTTACCGGAATCTTTATCCATGGACCTTGATCCCTGGAACATCAGTATGGATCAAGCCTATGAGACCATCTTGTTTCACCAAGGAGAACTGCAGTGCATTTCCGACATCTGTGGGGTCTCTTCCAAGGGAATTGAGGTGATGACCACCACGGCACCGGACATCAGCACATGGTATAAAAATCCCCATGCCCGGCAATGGGCCATGGACCCCATGGTGTTGGATGCGGCCTTCCAGACGGCAATTCTATGGACCTATCATAATTGCGGACAGGCTTGCCTGCCGGCAAGCTTTGCCAATTTACGGATTTTCAAGGCTTTCCCCAGGCAAAGCGGACAGCAGGTCAGGATATTATTTACGGTCAACCACCAGGATCAGCACAAAATCAAAGGCTACTTCACCTTCCTGGATGAAAACAACACAGTCATTGCTAGCATCATGGGATTTGAAGCCGTTATGAACCCGGGATTGCTTGATAAATTTAAATCTACCCCTTTGTTTGACCGGGAGAAAATTTTAGCCTTTGCCCAGGGAAATCCATCCGAGGCTTTTGGGGAACCTTATAAAATTTTTGATAAAGAGCGTGAAATTGCAAGGCTGCCAAGACCGCCCTATTTTTTCATGGATTCGGTGACAAAAGCAGATCACCCTGCCTGGCAAACCATCCCCGGCGGATGGATAGAAACCACGTACAAAATTGATAAAGATACCTGGTATTTTACCGCCAACCATAGTGATACCATGCCGTTTTGCATTCTCCTTGAAGTGGCCCTTCAACCCTGTGGCTGGCTTGCCGCCTATGGCGGGGCAGCCCTGCTCAGCGAAGAGCGTCTGCATTTCAGGAACCTTGGAGGTAAAGCCAAACTGATCAAAAATCTGACCCGGACGTCCGGATTGGTAAAAATCCGAGTCCGAATGACCGAGGTGTCCAAGGCCGGCGGCATGATCATCCAAAACTTTGATATGGATGTAATCAACAAGGGAAAATCGGTTTACACAGGCACCACCAATTTCGGATTCTTTACGGCCGATGCACTGTCCAAACAGGTGGGAATTCGAGAACCCCAAGCATTTTCAGCGATTGATGAAAAAAGCCTGCAATCTGAAATTTTGCTTGAAGATCATGCGCCTTTAACCCCGGAAGATCAAAACATCGGCCCGGTTACAGGGATGCCGGGAAAAGCCTTGAGGATGATAGACAAAATCACCGTTCTTGATCTCAACGCAGGTCTGCACGGCCAAGGATTGATCCAAGGCGAAAAATTAGTAGACCCCGATGAGTGGTTCTTCCATGCCCATTTTTATCAGGACCCGGTCTGCCCCGGCTCTTTAGGTGTGGAATCATTCCTCCAGTTGATCCGGTTTTTCATGATCCAAAAATTCGATCTGAACCCGGAGCAGTTTGCCCCTGCAGTCGCCGAAGCTCATGAACACGAATGGACCTACCGGGGACAGATTATCCGCTCGAATTCAAACATTGTTGTCCAGGCCCACATCAGTGCGTGTGCCATGGATGAAACCGGCTGCCGTGCAACGGCTGACGGCACCTTGAGCGTAGACGGCATCTGCATCTATGAAATGAAAGATTTTTCTTTTTCTTTGCAGGCCCTGCCCATTGGAACAAATATAAAAAAAGAGAAAAAACTATCCAACCAATCCTGA
- a CDS encoding beta-ketoacyl synthase N-terminal-like domain-containing protein, whose amino-acid sequence MTTPKVAPQTQTSGTPKTPIAIIGMGCIFPESRNLKEFWKLIFNGIDAITQVPEDSHWRLKDYFNEDPDCPDHVYCNRGGFLPDIAFDPLAYGIPPKNIDATDTSQLLGLEVVRMALADAGYPVGHTHLKEKRVNVILGVTGTQELVIPLGARLGHPFWKNALEAAGIAPDKKERILKQISDSYVGWQENSFPGLLGNVVAGRIANRLDLSGTNTVCDAACASSLSAIHTAMMELETGQCDMSITGGVDTLNDIFMHMCFSQTGVLSHTSDARPFSENADGTVLGEGVGLLVLKRLADAQRDQDRIYAVIKGMGTSSDGRTSAVYAPEAKGQIKALNNAYTNAGVLPESVGLIEAHGTGTRVGDKVEFTALKQFFKDKASESTAIGSVKSMIGHAKAAAGAAGIIKAALALHHKVIPPTLKAQTPDPDLDIHNSPFYLNQASRPWIGHGMGNASRCSGVSAFGFGGSNFHAVLEEYAPEKTDISWDGTVQILAISGKTKEGIFAKLDTVDEAIKAYDIRDKAAVTQAIAWQAAQSRKIFSSKHDLRLLILLSDRDDVFERISQAKQVVNGNQSAKPPIFYGKGKPSGKLGFVFPGQGSQYTGMGGQIMSVFPESLEMLNLSQACVGKTDAEDDRMLSAYMYPPPQYAMDKKSAEAALRQTRIAQPAIGTVSLSMLNILSRFKVAPKMTCGHSYGELCALYAAGWIDAQTCFELSAARGNLMAKAGQSAGDPGSMLAIQAPIEKIEALLEEEKLDLVLANRNSPVQGVLSGETRHILKAEKICKKRKMRAIKLPVAAAFHSRLVSDAATPFNNLTKKAAITPTQIQVLSNTTGSPYPKDAAKAQDLLGRQLMHPVDFIGNIQQMHNQGIDTFVEIGPKPVLCGLIKSILKDQDVQVIALDKSAGKNSGIQDLGMGLCTLAALGHPIDLSAWEEDVAAPQAKKLVIMINGANSKPKIPEMPKPETIQTEQAPIQCPGQPEQIQSPRTQAAQNVKNENIAPDSSVYTTRATQQTSTTQGNTMTSFPHPEFNETQPHPTSNSTQHVTANQIPANPDILVQGLNAMQQLQAQTARAHEKFLETQTQASQALAALMSQTRGQMYTPAPAAHVIQPPAQPMPAPQPRPAAPAPAPPVQQTVTQPVYAQTTQAPQPKPVTVPKTTAPQAPAPEVKNVLFEIVSRLTGFPVEMLEPDMNIESDLGVDSIKKVEIISELEKAFPDSKDLSAQGLGTVKTLGDICQAVETDQDPVPASEPAAAPAIATKQKEPNNNQPIQSQDSTFGILVNIISELTGFPKEMLEPEMNLESDLGIDSIKRVEILSRLEQEQPDAKALSSDDMGGLKTIADIINYLAPDKTTVSQEAPKKKLRMTP is encoded by the coding sequence ATGACAACACCCAAAGTGGCACCTCAAACACAGACCTCCGGCACCCCTAAAACGCCCATTGCCATCATCGGTATGGGTTGTATTTTTCCTGAATCCAGAAACCTTAAAGAATTCTGGAAATTGATATTCAACGGCATTGATGCCATCACACAAGTGCCCGAAGACTCACATTGGCGTCTGAAAGATTATTTCAATGAGGACCCGGACTGTCCGGACCATGTCTACTGCAACAGGGGCGGTTTTTTACCGGACATTGCCTTTGATCCTTTAGCCTACGGCATTCCCCCAAAAAACATTGACGCCACGGACACCTCCCAGCTGCTTGGCCTGGAAGTGGTTCGCATGGCACTTGCCGATGCAGGTTATCCTGTGGGTCATACCCATCTGAAAGAAAAACGGGTAAATGTAATCCTCGGGGTTACCGGCACCCAGGAACTGGTGATCCCTCTTGGGGCACGTCTTGGACATCCGTTCTGGAAAAATGCGTTGGAAGCCGCCGGCATTGCCCCGGACAAAAAGGAGCGCATCTTAAAACAGATCAGCGATTCCTATGTCGGGTGGCAGGAAAATTCATTTCCAGGTCTGTTGGGCAATGTGGTAGCCGGAAGAATTGCCAACCGCCTGGACCTGTCCGGCACCAACACGGTCTGTGATGCGGCATGTGCAAGCTCCCTTTCCGCCATTCATACAGCCATGATGGAGCTTGAAACCGGCCAGTGCGATATGTCCATTACAGGCGGCGTAGATACCCTCAATGACATTTTCATGCACATGTGTTTTTCCCAAACCGGTGTATTGTCACATACCAGTGACGCCCGGCCCTTTTCCGAAAACGCCGACGGGACGGTGCTTGGCGAAGGCGTTGGTCTGCTGGTACTCAAGCGTCTGGCAGATGCCCAGCGGGACCAGGACCGGATTTATGCAGTCATAAAAGGCATGGGAACATCCAGTGACGGACGCACCTCAGCCGTATATGCCCCGGAGGCCAAAGGGCAGATCAAGGCCCTGAACAACGCCTATACCAATGCAGGTGTTTTGCCTGAATCTGTGGGACTGATTGAAGCACACGGTACAGGTACCCGGGTGGGTGACAAGGTTGAATTCACTGCACTGAAACAATTTTTTAAAGACAAAGCATCCGAGTCAACAGCCATAGGATCCGTAAAATCCATGATCGGGCACGCCAAAGCTGCGGCAGGCGCGGCGGGCATTATCAAGGCGGCCCTGGCGCTGCACCATAAAGTCATCCCCCCCACACTGAAGGCCCAAACACCCGATCCTGATCTGGATATACATAACTCTCCGTTTTACCTTAATCAGGCCTCAAGACCCTGGATCGGCCACGGCATGGGAAACGCTTCGCGTTGTTCCGGCGTTTCCGCCTTTGGATTCGGCGGGTCAAACTTTCATGCCGTGCTTGAAGAGTACGCACCTGAAAAAACCGATATCTCCTGGGACGGAACGGTTCAGATCCTGGCAATTTCAGGAAAAACCAAAGAAGGAATTTTTGCTAAGCTTGACACCGTTGACGAAGCCATAAAAGCCTATGACATCAGAGATAAGGCCGCAGTGACCCAGGCCATTGCCTGGCAGGCCGCCCAATCCAGAAAAATATTTTCATCAAAACATGATTTACGGTTATTGATTTTGCTGTCTGACCGGGATGATGTTTTTGAACGTATTTCCCAGGCAAAACAGGTGGTCAATGGTAATCAATCTGCCAAACCGCCTATATTCTACGGCAAAGGTAAACCATCAGGTAAACTGGGATTTGTCTTCCCGGGCCAGGGAAGCCAGTACACCGGGATGGGCGGACAGATTATGTCGGTTTTTCCCGAAAGCCTTGAAATGCTTAATTTATCCCAGGCTTGTGTCGGCAAAACAGACGCCGAAGATGACAGGATGCTGTCCGCCTATATGTATCCACCGCCGCAATATGCCATGGATAAAAAATCTGCCGAGGCTGCCCTGCGCCAAACCCGCATCGCCCAGCCGGCCATTGGCACGGTCTCTTTGTCCATGCTGAACATTCTTTCCCGGTTCAAAGTGGCACCCAAGATGACCTGCGGCCACAGTTACGGAGAGTTGTGCGCACTCTATGCAGCCGGCTGGATTGACGCCCAAACCTGTTTTGAACTTTCTGCTGCCCGGGGCAATCTTATGGCCAAAGCCGGTCAAAGTGCCGGAGATCCCGGCAGCATGCTGGCGATTCAGGCCCCCATTGAAAAAATTGAGGCGCTGCTTGAAGAAGAAAAACTGGACCTTGTCCTAGCCAATCGGAACAGCCCGGTGCAGGGGGTACTATCCGGTGAGACCCGGCACATACTCAAGGCTGAAAAGATCTGCAAAAAACGTAAAATGCGGGCCATTAAACTGCCGGTGGCTGCTGCGTTTCACAGCCGACTGGTATCAGATGCCGCCACCCCCTTCAATAATTTGACCAAAAAAGCGGCCATTACCCCGACGCAGATTCAGGTATTGTCCAACACCACCGGATCACCCTACCCTAAAGATGCTGCAAAGGCCCAGGACCTGTTAGGCCGGCAGTTGATGCACCCGGTGGATTTTATTGGTAACATTCAGCAGATGCACAATCAAGGTATCGACACCTTTGTAGAAATCGGCCCCAAGCCGGTTCTGTGCGGCCTGATTAAATCTATTTTAAAAGACCAAGATGTACAGGTTATTGCATTAGATAAATCAGCGGGCAAAAACTCCGGTATCCAGGATCTGGGCATGGGATTATGCACCCTCGCAGCCTTAGGCCATCCCATTGATCTGTCGGCCTGGGAAGAGGATGTGGCCGCACCGCAAGCCAAAAAACTTGTCATCATGATCAACGGGGCCAATTCAAAACCCAAAATACCTGAAATGCCAAAGCCTGAAACAATTCAAACTGAACAGGCACCCATTCAGTGCCCAGGTCAGCCGGAACAGATTCAATCGCCCCGGACCCAGGCAGCCCAAAACGTTAAAAACGAAAATATTGCACCGGATTCATCTGTTTATACAACAAGGGCAACCCAACAGACATCCACCACACAAGGAAATACCATGACATCTTTTCCACACCCTGAATTTAACGAGACCCAACCCCACCCCACGTCAAATTCAACCCAGCATGTGACGGCAAATCAAATTCCGGCGAACCCGGATATTTTGGTCCAGGGACTCAATGCCATGCAGCAACTCCAGGCCCAGACCGCCCGGGCCCATGAGAAGTTTCTGGAAACCCAGACCCAGGCCAGCCAGGCCTTGGCCGCGCTGATGTCACAAACCCGTGGACAGATGTATACCCCGGCCCCGGCAGCCCATGTGATTCAGCCCCCGGCACAACCCATGCCCGCCCCTCAGCCCCGGCCGGCAGCACCGGCCCCTGCGCCTCCTGTTCAACAGACCGTAACACAGCCGGTGTACGCCCAGACCACACAAGCCCCACAGCCCAAACCGGTTACAGTACCTAAAACGACCGCTCCACAGGCCCCAGCCCCGGAAGTAAAAAATGTCCTGTTTGAAATTGTCAGCCGTTTAACCGGATTCCCGGTGGAGATGTTAGAACCTGACATGAACATTGAGTCAGACCTTGGTGTGGATTCCATTAAAAAAGTTGAGATCATTTCAGAACTTGAAAAAGCGTTTCCGGACAGCAAAGATCTATCCGCCCAGGGCCTTGGAACGGTCAAAACCCTTGGCGATATCTGTCAGGCTGTTGAAACAGACCAGGATCCTGTTCCGGCATCAGAGCCGGCGGCAGCGCCTGCCATTGCCACAAAACAAAAAGAGCCCAACAACAATCAGCCGATTCAATCCCAAGACAGTACGTTTGGCATTCTGGTTAACATCATCAGTGAGTTAACAGGGTTTCCCAAAGAGATGCTTGAACCCGAAATGAACCTTGAATCGGATCTTGGCATTGACTCCATAAAGCGGGTTGAAATTTTGTCCAGGCTTGAACAGGAACAACCCGACGCCAAGGCATTATCCTCGGACGACATGGGCGGGTTGAAAACCATAGCCGACATCATAAATTACTTAGCACCCGATAAAACAACGGTTTCCCAAGAAGCCCCCAAAAAAAAACTTCGTATGACGCCTTAA
- a CDS encoding PfaD family polyunsaturated fatty acid/polyketide biosynthesis protein, whose translation MTSPLDLVNAIHDISRPQLLIKSFDGVHISRPSQSNMASLSDQIYVPAIRPESLGDSEFKRRHGLKYAYVAGAMANGIASIALVKTMGENGMVGFFGAGGLGLSQIETAILELKAGLGDKPFGFNLIHSLADPAHEMATVKLYLDHEVTLISAAAFLRITLPLVYYRVKGIHKNNQGAIVTPNRIIAKVSRIEVARQFFAPPPGKLLDQLVEQQMISADEAMLARQIPMAQDLTAEADSGGHTDNRPALALLPTFIALKNEAMETYNFESPLCVGLGGGIATPESASAAFSMGAAYILTGSINQACVEAGICEDVKKLLSQAEQADVAMAPSADMFEIGARVQVLKRGTLFPVRAEKLYQFYKNYNCFDDLPPEAQKEIEDKFLLTSFDAAWQSTRNFFLSRGQQQEVNRAEQDPAHKMALVFRSYLGQSSRWAIQGDAQRKMDYQVWCGPAMGAFNQWVKGSFLEPHANRFAAQIAMNLLTGACVVTRAAFARAQGLELPPDAGRFSPMPLDDIMKLIAS comes from the coding sequence ATGACATCGCCACTTGATTTAGTTAATGCCATTCATGATATCAGCCGTCCGCAATTGCTCATAAAAAGTTTTGACGGGGTACATATCAGCCGTCCATCGCAAAGTAATATGGCCTCGCTGTCAGATCAGATTTATGTACCGGCCATACGCCCGGAAAGCCTTGGGGATTCAGAGTTTAAACGTCGTCATGGTTTAAAATACGCCTATGTGGCCGGTGCCATGGCTAACGGTATCGCCTCCATTGCACTTGTGAAGACCATGGGCGAAAACGGAATGGTCGGTTTTTTTGGTGCCGGCGGATTGGGTCTTTCACAGATTGAAACAGCCATTCTTGAACTAAAGGCCGGCCTTGGGGACAAACCCTTTGGATTCAATCTGATCCACAGTCTGGCGGACCCGGCCCATGAAATGGCAACGGTAAAGCTCTATCTTGACCATGAGGTAACCCTGATATCGGCAGCTGCCTTTTTGCGTATCACCCTGCCCTTAGTTTATTATCGTGTCAAAGGCATCCATAAAAACAACCAGGGCGCCATTGTCACCCCCAACCGCATTATTGCAAAAGTGTCCCGCATTGAAGTGGCCCGACAATTTTTTGCACCACCGCCTGGAAAGCTGCTCGACCAACTCGTTGAACAACAGATGATCTCCGCTGATGAAGCAATGCTTGCCCGTCAAATCCCTATGGCCCAGGACCTTACTGCCGAGGCCGATTCCGGCGGGCACACGGATAACCGCCCTGCCCTAGCTCTTTTACCCACGTTCATTGCCCTGAAAAACGAAGCCATGGAGACATATAATTTTGAAAGCCCTCTGTGTGTAGGGCTTGGCGGCGGCATTGCCACACCGGAATCGGCATCCGCGGCTTTCAGCATGGGTGCGGCATATATCCTTACCGGCTCCATTAACCAGGCATGTGTGGAAGCCGGCATCTGCGAGGATGTCAAAAAACTGCTCAGCCAGGCTGAACAGGCGGACGTTGCCATGGCACCTTCGGCAGACATGTTTGAAATCGGGGCACGGGTTCAGGTGTTAAAACGCGGCACATTGTTTCCCGTAAGGGCGGAAAAACTGTATCAGTTTTATAAAAATTACAATTGTTTTGATGACCTTCCCCCGGAGGCCCAAAAAGAGATAGAGGACAAATTTTTATTAACGTCTTTTGATGCCGCATGGCAGTCCACCCGGAATTTTTTCTTGTCACGGGGCCAACAGCAGGAAGTCAACCGCGCAGAACAGGACCCGGCCCACAAAATGGCCCTGGTGTTCAGATCCTATCTTGGGCAGTCTTCCAGATGGGCCATCCAGGGAGATGCCCAGCGAAAAATGGATTATCAGGTCTGGTGTGGTCCTGCCATGGGTGCATTCAACCAATGGGTCAAAGGCAGCTTCCTTGAACCTCACGCCAACCGGTTTGCCGCACAGATCGCCATGAATCTGCTCACCGGGGCCTGTGTTGTCACCCGAGCCGCGTTTGCAAGGGCCCAGGGGCTTGAACTGCCCCCGGATGCGGGCCGTTTTTCTCCTATGCCCCTTGATGATATTATGAAGTTGATTGCGTCTTAA